A region of Lycium barbarum isolate Lr01 chromosome 1, ASM1917538v2, whole genome shotgun sequence DNA encodes the following proteins:
- the LOC132632963 gene encoding digalactosyldiacylglycerol synthase 2, chloroplastic-like — translation MDKKHHIAIYTTASIPWLTGTSVNPLFRAAYLAKDGEQKVALVVPWLPLKDQEHVFPSGVKFNSHLEQEKCVRQWVEERTGFASNFSIRFYPGKFSLEKRSILALGDITVIIPDDEADVAVLEEPEHLTWFHHGKRWKKKFRLVLGIVHTNYLEYVRRERNAVEAFFLKQINTWVVDLYCHKVIRLSAATQDLPRSLVCNVHGVNPKFLQIGMKTIEKQQNDKQAFSKGAYYIGKMLWSKGYKELLRLLRDHQKELAGLEIDLYGSGEDSAQIEVAFKKLEFTVKVHPARDHADPIFHNYKVLLNPSTTDVVCTTTAEALATGKIVVCANHPSNEFFMQFPNCRTYDNGEGFVKATLEALADEPAPLADKQRHELSWEAATDRFMNSAQLDVVPIKKIAKTGSKSFLSTSLSLKKKLEDASASVHFMGTGFLSSQPDEEQCKELGLAIPSKKKGFSSGRWI, via the exons ATGGACAAAAAACATCACATCGCCATATATACTACTGCAAGTATTCCTTGGCTAACTGGGACTTCCGTCAATCCTCTCTTTCGTGCTGCCTATCTTGCAAAAGATGGCGAGCAAAAGGTCGCCTTGGTTGTTCCTTGGCTGCCATTGAAAGATCAGGAACATGTTTTTCCCAGTGGTGTCAAATTTAATTCACATTTGGAGCAGGAAAAGTGTGTCCGCCAGTGGGTGGAAGAGAGGACTGGATTTGCATCAAATTTTAGCATACGTTTTTACCCTGGAAAG TTCTCTCTGGAGAAAAGGAGCATTCTTGCTTTAGGGGATATAACTGTAATTATCCCAGATGATGAAGCAGATGTTGCAGTCCTTGAGGAGCCTGAGCATCTTACGTGGTTTCATCACGGAAAGAGATGGAAAAAGAAATTTCGTTTGGTTTTAGGAATTGTTCACaccaattacttggaatatgttAGAAGAGAAAGGAATGCTGTGGAGGCTTTTTTCTTGAAACAGATAAATACTTGGGTTGTCGATCTTTATTGCCACAAG GTCATCAGGTTATCTGCTGCCACCCAGGATCTCCCAAGATCCCTGGTCTGTAACGTGCACGGAGTCAATCCAAAGTTCCTTCAGATTGGGATGAAAACCATAGAGAAGCAGCAAAATGATAAGCAAGCTTTCAGCAAAGGTGCCTACTACATTGGTAAGATGTTGTGGAGTAAAGGATACAAGGAACTACTTAGACTCTTACGTGATCATCAAAAGGAACTTGCTGGATTAGAAATAGATTTATACGGTAGCGGTGAGGATTCTGCTCAAATTGAGGTGGCTTTTAAGAAGTTGGAATTTACAGTTAAGGTCCATCCAGCGCGTGATCATGCTGATCCTATATTTCACAA CTATAAAGTGCTTCTTAATCCAAGCACGACGGATGTTGTTTGTACAACTACAGCTGAAGCACTAGCTACGGGCAAAATAGTTGTATGCGCCAATCATCCATCGAATGAATTCTTCATGCAGTTTCCAAATTGCAGAACTTATGATAATGGTGAAGGTTTTGTTAAAGCTACACTCGAGGCATTGGCTGATGAGCCTGCTCCTCTGGCTGATAAACAGAGGCATGAACTTTCCTGGGAAGCAGCAACTGATCGATTTATGAATTCAGCACAGCTGGACGTCGTGCCAATAAAGAAAATAGCAAAGACTGGTTCGAAATCTTTCCTCTCCACATCGTTAAGTTTGAAGAAAAAACTCGAGGATGCATCAGCGTCGGTACATTTCATGGGGACTGGATTTCTGAGTTCACAACCGGATGAAGAGCAATGTAAAGAGCTGGGATTAGCCATTCCTTCAAAGAAAAAGGGATTTTCTTCTGGAAGATGGATATGA
- the LOC132632957 gene encoding calcium-dependent lipid-binding protein-like yields the protein MGLISGILMGMICGIGIMFGWQYMMRYRSRKRIAKAVDVKLMGSLNRDDLKKICGDKFPEWISFPVFEQVKWLNKQLSKLWPFVADAGEAIIKDSVEPILEDYRPPGISSMKFSKLSLGTVAPKIEGIRVQSLKKGQIIMDIDLRWGGDPNIVIEVDAVVASIPIQLKDLQVFTVIRVIFQLAEEIPCISAVVVALLSEPKPRIDYTLKAVGGSLTALPGLSDMIEDTVDSIVTDMLEWPHRIVVPIGGLPVDISDLELKPQGKLTVTVMRATNLKNQEMIGKSDPYVVVYIRPLFKFKTKTIDNNLNPVWDETFELIAEDKETQSLFLEVFDEDIGEDDRMGVTKLPLNELEAETPKEIELRLLPKFDMLKVKDKKDRGTITIKILYHEFSKEEQLAALEEEKRIIEERKQLKAEGVIGSSMEALDGAAALAASGAGAAGSKLGAGVKVVKSGLNKTKKFMGRTFTAQSNNHKKSGSGSSPTGNVVQD from the exons atGGGATTGATATCGGGGATATTAATGGGGATGATATGCGGGATCGGTATAATGTTCGGTTGGCAATATATGATGAGGTATCGTAGCCGCAAGCGAATCGCCAAG GCAGTGGATGTAAAACTAATGGGCTCCCTAAACAGGGATGATCTAAAGAAAATATGTGGCGATAAGTTCCCTGAATGGATATCATTCCCAGTTTTTGAACAG GTCAAATGGTTGAACAAACAATTGAGCAAACTGTGGCCATTTGTTGCTGAT GCAGGAGAAGCTATCATAAAAGACTCTGTTGAACCTATTTTAGAAGATTATCGACCTCCTGGAATTTCTTCAATGAAGTTCAGCAAACTGTCCTTGGGAACTGTGGCTCCTAAAATTGAAG GTATTCGAGTTCAAAGCCTTAAAAAAGGTCAAATTATTATGGATATTGACCTCCGATGGGGTGGTGATCCCAATATTGTTATAGAAGTTGATGCAGTGGTTGCTTCTATACCTATTCAG ttgaaagatcttcaAGTCTTCACTGTTATTCGTGTCATATTCCAACTAGCTGAGGAAATTCCCTGCATTTCTGCAGTTGTTGTTGCTTTACTTTCTGAG CCAAAGCCAAGAATTGATTATACTTTAAAAGCTGTTGGTGGAAGTTTAACAGCTCTTCCTGGACTTTCTGACATGATAGAA GACACTGTAGATTCAATTGTAACAGATATGCTAGAATGGCCTCACAGAATTGTTGTACCAATTGGAGGCTTACCTGTGGATATCAG CGATTTGGAGCTTAAGCCACAGGGGAAACTAACAGTAACTGTAATGAGGGCTACAAACTTAAAGAACCAAGAAATGATTGGAAAATCTGACCCATATGTGGTCGTGTATATTCGTCCACTGTTTAAGTTTAAGACAAAAACCATTGATAACAACCTAAATCCTGTTTGGGATGAGACATTTGAGTTGATTGCAGAAGACAAGGAGACTCAGTCTCTCTTCCTAGAG GTCTTTGATGAAGACATTGGAGAAGATGATCGAATGGGTGTCACGAAGTTGCCTCTGAATGAACTTGAAGCCGAAACTCCAAAAGAAATAGAATTAAGGTTgctgccaaaatttgatatgctcaaaGTCAAAGATAAGAAGGATAGAGGAACTATTACCATCAAG ATACTGTACCATGAGTTCAGCAAGGAAGAGCAATTAGCAGCACTGGAGGAAGAGAAGAGGATCATAGAAGAAAGGAAGCAACTAAAAGCAGAAGGTGTAATTGGAAGCTCAATGGAAGCACTTGATGGTGCAGCAGCATTAGCTGCATCAGGTGCCGGTGCGGCGGGCAGTAAGCTAGGTGCTGGTGTAAAGGTAGTAAAAAGTGGACTAAACAAAACCAAAAAGTTCATGGGAAGAACCTTCACTGCACAATCAAATAATCACAAGAAAAGTGGTTCTGGTTCCTCTCCGACAGGAAATGTTGTTCAAGATTAA